CGATGGCCAACTTCGGCACGTTCATCCGTTAAGTTATCGATAAATACCGTCGCCTTCCATTGGTCTTTTCTCAAAGTTAATGAGGCATCCAAGATAGTGTAACTATCCAGTACCGCATAATCAGCAGAGCCTTCAGTTAAAGACGTGGTGATTTCATCGCGGTAAGAGGCGTTAACGTGATACTTAAGCTCTATACCATTATCCAAATCTTGGAAGTGATCTAGCGCCAACATAGCGCTGTGCTCTGGCACACCCGGCAACTGGTCACCTTTGTTGCCACCTAAAACACCCAGCACACTAAAGTCTTTACTTAATTCAGCATCGACATAACCATAACCTAGAGTAATCGTAGTATCTTGAGTAAAGTAATATTTAGCCTCTAATTCCAAACCTTGAGACACGGCTTCATCACCATTTACTGCCACAGGAAAAGCAGCAACCGGTGAAGTGGTGTTGATAATGATATCTTGCCAATCGATATAAAATAACGAGGCGGTAAATTCTACGCGCTCAAATAACACACCTTTAACACCCACTTCCCAGTTAGTCGCCTTGTCAGCATCAAAACTGTTTAACCGTGCGTCTTCAGCAAAGTTACCCGCTGTCGGTAAGGCATTAGCACCACCATGGCGGAAACCTTCTGCCCAGGTGAAATACACCATGATGTCATCGTTAAGATCATAGGAGGTGTTGAATTTAAAAATACTGTCGTTAAGATCACGTTCCAATTCAGCCTCAACCAAACCTAGCGGGTTAACACCATCGTTAGAACAATAAATGCCACAATAAGGTAATAAGGTGGTGGTGTCTGACCCTACGGTTTGGCTAAAGAAACGCGCACCACCTGTCATCTGCCAAGCGTCAGTAAGATGGTAAGTAATTTCACCAAAAACCGCTTTTTCTTCAAAGCTCAGTTTTTGATCCAAGCTGTAGGCCAATTCATTATCGGGGCCAAAAGGATTCGCCGCTGGATCTGTAGTTACCGCAGCCCATTCGTTATAACCGGGGAAGCTGTCTTGCTGTGATAAATTGTTTTCAGTATCGGTGTAATACAAGCCCGCTACCCAATCAATATCGCTATCACCCGCTGAAGTTAAGCGGAATTCCTGCGATAAGCCTTCGCGCTGATAATCAACGGAACCCGCTACAACCCAGCGAGGGAAGTTGCCGTAATAATCACTAAAGTCATTGATATAACTCTGGGTATTATCTTTTTGGCCCAGTGAATCGTAGTCATAAGCAGAAGTCGATGAGGTAAAGCTGGCAAACCCTAACTCTACTTCTACATCTATGCTCCAGGCATTGACTTCACTCTCTAAGTCTTCATCTAGGGGAATTAAGTGTGAGTAATCGTCACCACCGGCAATTTTCGGGCTGCCTACTTGACGACCACCGACTTCATCTTTTTGATAAAAGTAGTTGGCTAATATTTTAACTTCTTCAGACGCATCCCATAAAAAACTGGCTCTAGCGTGAGTCACGCTATTGTCGTTAACGTCTTCACGGCTTGCTAACTTAGCGGGGCTGTTAGCCACATCGCCTGGGTTAGTAGCGATGGCCTTGCCATTAGCGTCTAAGGCATAACGGCCCACGGCATCAACAAAGCCTTGGTTATCCACATAGCCACCGCCTATACGTATAGCCATATCATTGTTAAGAGGGATATTGGCAACAATATCGGTATCGCTGTTTAAACCGCTGCTGCCTTTGGTGTTACTAATACGGGTATTCACTTCGGCGCTAAATTCAGTAACATCTGGCTCTTTATGTATATAGCGTATGGTGCCGCCCAATGAACCGGAACCGTATAGCGTGCCCTGTGGCCCGCGTAATACTTCTACCCGCTCTATATCTTTTAGCTGCAGGTTAACAAATAAAGGCATGTCACCTAGGTAAGTTGATACCGGGTCAGAGGTATTATTAATACTGTCGTTGGGGCCTAACGGGTTGGCATTAAGGCCGCGTATAATTAAACCGCTGCTAACACCGGCATTACGTGGGCCAGTATCAACATAGCTAACACCAGGGATGCTACGGGTAAGCTTGGATAAATCGCTTACGCCCTGATCTTGTAAGTCATCACCCGATAACGCAGAAATATTATAGGGAATTTCTTGGGCACTTACCGCACGCTTGGTGGCTGTTACCATCACTTCTTCTAACACTATCGCTTGCGCAGCCTGGGCTAGCATACCTGACGCTAGCACCACCCCTGTTACCGCTGCGCTTAAAGGTTTTTTATTTAATACTACTTTCATAAGACTTTACTCTCTTCACCGTTACAGCATTATGCAGCCTGTTCAATAAATGCACTTATCAAACACTGACCAGAGTCTAAAACCCACGGCCACGGCTACCCTATGATTATTGTTATCGCATACTAGGCAAGCCACGCTGAAGATAAAACGTCCCATTTGTAGTGTTTGTCACTACCATTTAGGGGGGGGCACCCACAAAAGAGGGGGGGAGTAAAAAAGAGTCAAAGAAAAGTGAATGCTATAAAAAGGGCTGTGAGCGCTACTTAAAGCGCTCGTTATACACCACAAAAGGGTCTTCATTATCATTAACAGTGACTTCACCTATCACCGTAAAAATCAGTGAAAACAACTCAGCCTGAGAGGCCACATTGAGCTTGGCGTAAATATTCTTACGGTGACCGCGCTCAGTATCAGGCGAAATATTCAACGCCTTGGCGGCAGATTTAGAGGCCTTACCTTCAAACATCAGGTGCAGCACTTCACGTTCACGCTCGGTTAATAAAGACAGCCCAAAATTATGCAGTGAGGCCTGTAATTGATTATGCACCTCGCGGGCAGACACAGAGCTAGCCCACTCATTGCTTATATTGCTCTGCCAGTGTTTTTCCATCGCCGCCCTAATCACCGGTTCAGCAACATGTAGTTGCTGCAACTCTATAGCACTAAACGGCAAACGCATCTGCTGGCGACCAAAACTGGCCACCAGAGCGGTATCGTCGGATGTTTTTAATAAAAAGTTAGCGTCATCGCAAAGGCCTGAGTCATTAAAGTAAGCCAAGCCAAAGTCGCTCTTTTCAAAGGATGAGTTTTCTAAAGCCGACAACTGATAAAAGCCCGAGCGCATAGAGGGGAACAAACGATACAGCGGGCTTAATAGGTAAGCTCCGGCCAAATAAGACTCTTCAAAAAAAATCGTCTCGCTGGGATGTAAGCCATCGTATAACAAAGTGGGTTTTTGATTGGGTCGGTACAGCATCACTATGGCACTATCGATGGGGGCAATACGGTTAATACACTCAAACAACAATCTAGGGAAAGACTCGGTATTTACCGCCGTAATTAAAGGTGCCACCAAATCAGGCCAATTGTGAATATTAATACCGGCATAAGCCGCGGCCAGCTCGGTGTTTTTCTTATCCGTTACACTCATATTGTTGCCTTAACCACCCTTAATAAATAACTCCGCCCCCCATTTGAGGTAAGCCACCAGCCAGCATGGGTTATATTAGCGGTACTGGCCTTACTTTACACTCCCCTAGTATTATTCATTCACACAGCTATGCAGGCCATACAGGCTAAGTAGTAATAGGACAGCTATGAGATATTCTAACTTCACTCAACGTATAGACGGAGAAGGCGCAGCAGCTTGGGATATACACAACCGTGCAGTAGAAAAGTCTCGCCAAGGCGAGGACATCATCCTGCTCTCTATGGGCGACCCCGATTTTGATACCCCGCGCCCTATTATAGAAGCCGCCATAGATAGCCTACGTGCCGGTGACACCCACTACACCGACTTTACCGGTGAGCCCGAACTGCGCCAAGCCATCGCCCAGCTGCACCAACACACTACCGGTCAAAAAGTAGGCATAGATAATATCGTAGTCTTGGCCGGTGCCCAGTGCGCACTGTATTGCGCCGCCCACTGCATACTAGACCCAGGCGACGAAGTGATAGTGCCCGAGCCCACCTACGTGACCTATGAGGCGGTGATCGGTGCCACCGGCGCGAAAACCGTTAACGTGCCCATGGACCCGGATAACGGCTTCCGTATTAACGTAGCCGATATTGAAGCGGCTATTACCGACAAAACCCGCGCCATTATGCTTAACACCCCGCACAACCCTACGGGCGCGGCGCTGAGCGTAGCCGATATAGAAGCCATAGCCGCGCTTAGTATTAAGCATGATTTATGGGTAATTTCGGATGAGGTTTATGCCTCATTGGTCTATGACGAAAGCCACCACAGCATCGCCGGCATACCCGGCATGGCCGACCGCGCCATCACCTTAAACAGCCTATCTAAATCCCATGCCATGACAGGCTGGCGTTTGGGCTGGATAGTAGGCCCCGAAAGCCTTAGCTATCACCTAGGCAATATGGTGACAGCCATGCTTTACGGTGTGCCCACCTTTATTCAAAAAGCAGCGGTAGTGGCTATCACCGGCTCCGACAATGAAGTAGAGGCTATGCGCATCGCCTACCGCGATCGCCGCGACCTAGCTTATAAACACCTCAACGCTGTGCCTAATCTGCGCTGCCACCTACCCGCAGGTGGCATGTTTATGATGATAGACATACGTAAAAGCGGCCTCAGCGCCCAGCAGTTTTCCAATGAGCTATTAGATCGCGTCGGCGTTTCTGCCCTAGCCGGTGAAGCATTTGGCCCCAGTGCCGCTGGCCACATACGCATTAGCCTAGGTGTGCCTAACGAGGTATTAGAACAGGCCTGCCAGCGTATAGCTGCTTGTTTTACTGCTATTATGGACGAGCAGTAATCACCTAAGGCCGAGTGTATGCTCGGCCTTTTTATTTACACGCCATTTGTATTGACCTTCGTTTATTATGTAGATCCACTTTTACTTAAGCTTTACTTTTTATTTACGTTTTTATTTTTATTCATATTATAGTCGCGGCAATCTTATGAGCTTAGAAAACACGTCCACTGTTAGCAGCACAAATAACTGGCAGCGCTACGCCCAGTTTCTTATCCCTTCGTTGATTGGGGTTTTATTATTTTTAACCCCCATCACCTACGAGGGTAAGCAAACCATAGTCATAGGCCTGCTATCCGACTTTATTAGGCAAGCCCTAGGCGCAGCGCTACCGCTGTTAGTCACCGTCACCTTTGTGCTCTCGGGTATTATGTCTAGTTATGTGTCGTTACTAAAGCCACGCTGGATCACCCGCCATCCTTTATTACAGCATGTGTTTACCACTACGCCGCTGTGGCTAGTTCTGCGCTTTTTAGGCGGCCTGTTTTGCGCCATGACCTATTTTCAATACGGCCCTGAATGGATTACCGGCAGCGATACTGGGCAAGTAGCCTATATGGAAATAGCCGGTATTATTTTTTGTATTATCGCCATCGCCAATTTATTACTGTCGTTTTTAACTGACTTTGGATTTTTAGAATTTATCGGCACTTTAATTAGCCGCCCTTTCCAAATATTATTTCGCCTGCCCGGCCGCGCTGGCTTAGATGCCATTACCTCCTGGGTGGGCGACTCCAGCATAGGCACCATACTCACCATACGCCAATACGAAAGCGGCCATTACAGTGCCCGCGAAGCCGCCACTGTAGCCACCAATTTTTCGGCGGTGTCGCTACCCTTTTGTGTGGTGATTGCGCAAATGGCAAAAATTGATGACGTGTTTGTGTTGTTTTATTGCACCGTAGCCGTCTGCGGTATAGCCGCCGCCTTAATCACCCCACGGCTGCCACCGCTCTCTAATTTGCCGCAGCGTTTTTACCAACGCGAACAGCGCAGCGATGAACAACTAGAGCAGCACAATAATATTTTTGTGCGCGCCACCCAAACCGCCTTAGCGCGAGCGCAAAACGGCCCCAGCCTCAAACAAATACTACGTCAAGCTGGCCACTCTATAACGGATATTTTTATCGCCGTATTGCCTGCCGCCATGACCATAGAATTAATCGTGTTAGTGATATATCACCACAGCAACCTATTGCAAACGCTGAGCGCGCCCATGGTGTATGTATTGGAAGTACTGCAACTGCCCGAGGCCGAAACCGCCGCTGCCGGCACACTCATCGGATTTTTTGACCAATTTATCCCCGCCATTATCTCTACCAATGTCGACAGCCCCATTACCCGCTTTGTGCTTGCCGGTTTATCGGTTACCCAGCTGATCTACATGGCAGAAAACGGCCTGTTGATTTTGCGCTCCAGCATACCCATAGGCTTTAAACAGTTGGCGGTGATCTTTTTACTAC
Above is a window of Dasania marina DSM 21967 DNA encoding:
- a CDS encoding TonB-dependent receptor produces the protein MKVVLNKKPLSAAVTGVVLASGMLAQAAQAIVLEEVMVTATKRAVSAQEIPYNISALSGDDLQDQGVSDLSKLTRSIPGVSYVDTGPRNAGVSSGLIIRGLNANPLGPNDSINNTSDPVSTYLGDMPLFVNLQLKDIERVEVLRGPQGTLYGSGSLGGTIRYIHKEPDVTEFSAEVNTRISNTKGSSGLNSDTDIVANIPLNNDMAIRIGGGYVDNQGFVDAVGRYALDANGKAIATNPGDVANSPAKLASREDVNDNSVTHARASFLWDASEEVKILANYFYQKDEVGGRQVGSPKIAGGDDYSHLIPLDEDLESEVNAWSIDVEVELGFASFTSSTSAYDYDSLGQKDNTQSYINDFSDYYGNFPRWVVAGSVDYQREGLSQEFRLTSAGDSDIDWVAGLYYTDTENNLSQQDSFPGYNEWAAVTTDPAANPFGPDNELAYSLDQKLSFEEKAVFGEITYHLTDAWQMTGGARFFSQTVGSDTTTLLPYCGIYCSNDGVNPLGLVEAELERDLNDSIFKFNTSYDLNDDIMVYFTWAEGFRHGGANALPTAGNFAEDARLNSFDADKATNWEVGVKGVLFERVEFTASLFYIDWQDIIINTTSPVAAFPVAVNGDEAVSQGLELEAKYYFTQDTTITLGYGYVDAELSKDFSVLGVLGGNKGDQLPGVPEHSAMLALDHFQDLDNGIELKYHVNASYRDEITTSLTEGSADYAVLDSYTILDASLTLRKDQWKATVFIDNLTDERAEVGHRTEARYGDGAFDYVNRPRTAGVGLAYTF
- a CDS encoding pyridoxal phosphate-dependent aminotransferase — encoded protein: MRYSNFTQRIDGEGAAAWDIHNRAVEKSRQGEDIILLSMGDPDFDTPRPIIEAAIDSLRAGDTHYTDFTGEPELRQAIAQLHQHTTGQKVGIDNIVVLAGAQCALYCAAHCILDPGDEVIVPEPTYVTYEAVIGATGAKTVNVPMDPDNGFRINVADIEAAITDKTRAIMLNTPHNPTGAALSVADIEAIAALSIKHDLWVISDEVYASLVYDESHHSIAGIPGMADRAITLNSLSKSHAMTGWRLGWIVGPESLSYHLGNMVTAMLYGVPTFIQKAAVVAITGSDNEVEAMRIAYRDRRDLAYKHLNAVPNLRCHLPAGGMFMMIDIRKSGLSAQQFSNELLDRVGVSALAGEAFGPSAAGHIRISLGVPNEVLEQACQRIAACFTAIMDEQ
- a CDS encoding YjiH family protein; the protein is MSLENTSTVSSTNNWQRYAQFLIPSLIGVLLFLTPITYEGKQTIVIGLLSDFIRQALGAALPLLVTVTFVLSGIMSSYVSLLKPRWITRHPLLQHVFTTTPLWLVLRFLGGLFCAMTYFQYGPEWITGSDTGQVAYMEIAGIIFCIIAIANLLLSFLTDFGFLEFIGTLISRPFQILFRLPGRAGLDAITSWVGDSSIGTILTIRQYESGHYSAREAATVATNFSAVSLPFCVVIAQMAKIDDVFVLFYCTVAVCGIAAALITPRLPPLSNLPQRFYQREQRSDEQLEQHNNIFVRATQTALARAQNGPSLKQILRQAGHSITDIFIAVLPAAMTIELIVLVIYHHSNLLQTLSAPMVYVLEVLQLPEAETAAAGTLIGFFDQFIPAIISTNVDSPITRFVLAGLSVTQLIYMAENGLLILRSSIPIGFKQLAVIFLLRTAIVLPILAAAAHIIY
- a CDS encoding helix-turn-helix transcriptional regulator: MSVTDKKNTELAAAYAGINIHNWPDLVAPLITAVNTESFPRLLFECINRIAPIDSAIVMLYRPNQKPTLLYDGLHPSETIFFEESYLAGAYLLSPLYRLFPSMRSGFYQLSALENSSFEKSDFGLAYFNDSGLCDDANFLLKTSDDTALVASFGRQQMRLPFSAIELQQLHVAEPVIRAAMEKHWQSNISNEWASSVSAREVHNQLQASLHNFGLSLLTEREREVLHLMFEGKASKSAAKALNISPDTERGHRKNIYAKLNVASQAELFSLIFTVIGEVTVNDNEDPFVVYNERFK